A single Musa acuminata AAA Group cultivar baxijiao chromosome BXJ2-1, Cavendish_Baxijiao_AAA, whole genome shotgun sequence DNA region contains:
- the LOC135598845 gene encoding zinc finger CCCH domain-containing protein 24-like — translation MCGGPERVGPSSPSPASREDNGVMDYITDDSFSSLLELAANNDAGGFRRSLDRDPSAVDEVCLWYGREKGSNRMVLERHTPLMVAATYGSLDVLGLLLSSPSVLVNRASGRDRATALHCAASGGSPDAADAVRLLLSAGADPDLVDANGRRPADVVIVPPKLPDVRIALEELLGKRCDGSDGDHRRAALHVITGPSNSDSQPLSSSLDSDGSPSITTKASELQPPAVPEKKEYPVDPSLPDIKNSIYATDEFRMYSFKVRPCSRAYSHDWTECPFVHPGENARRRDPRKYHYSCVPCPDYRKGACRRGDMCEYAHGVFECWLHPAQYRTRPCKDGTSCSRRVCFFAHTNEELRPLHTATDSALPSPLSSASAAMEMAAALSLMPGSSSSVSSVMSPFTPPMSPSANGIGHSSFSWAHSNMPAVHLPGSNLQSSRLRASLSARDMPVDEFSAIPECDGHQLLNEMCHSRLSSSLGSPIARAKAFTLDDIFSAEPTSSPKYNSDQGAIFSPSHITAALNQFQRQQQSLLSPINTVFSPKSMDGQQVPGHSVLLQASLGASSPVRMSPRNMESISPVSSHLSLLAQREKQKLMLRSLSSRDAGSGTSPVVGSPVNHSWLKWASPTSSLDWEVNGEELGCLRQPSSFELQATGEEPDLSWVHSLVRDSPTENVVAASGAPAGLSSSPHANGIEGLNRDGQSDDLDQAALLGSWLDQLQLDQMLGR, via the exons ATGTGCGGTGGCCCGGAGCGGGTTGGGCCTTCGTCGCCGTCTCCAGCCTCGCGAGAAGACAACGGAGTGATGGACTACATCACCGACGACTCGTTCTCCAGCCTCCTCGAGCTCGCGGCGAACAACGACGCTGGTGGGTTCAGGCGATCGCTCGACCGCGACCCTTCCGCGGTCGACGAGGTCTGCCTCTGGTATGGCCGCGAGAAGGGCTCCAATAGGATGGTCCTGGAGCGCCACACCCCGCTGATGGTCGCCGCCACCTATGGCAGTCTCGACGTCCTCGGTCTCCTCCTCTCCTCGCCCTCCGTTTTGGTCAACCGCGCTTCCGGCCGTGACAGAGCCACGGCTTTGCATTGCGCCGCCTCGGGTGGGTCTCCCGACGCTGCTGATGCCGTGAGGTTGCTGCTTTCCGCTGGCGCCGATCCCGACTTGGTGGATGCCAACGGCCGCCGGCCCGCTGATGTGGTCATCGTGCCTCCGAAGCTGCCTGACGTGAGGATTGCTCTGGAAGAACTTCTCGGGAAGAGGTGTGATGGTTCGGATGGAGATCACCGTCGTGCTGCCCTTCACGTGATTACGGGGCCATCGAACTCGGATTCACAGCCGTTATCTTCCTCCCTCGATTCGGATGGATCGCCGTCGATAACCACAAAAGCCTCGGAGCTTCAGCCGCCTGCAGTGCCGGAGAAGAAAGAGTACCCCGTTGACCCATCGCTTCCCGACATCAAGAATAGCATCTACGCCACCGATGAGTTCAGAATGTACTCGTTCAAAGTCCGGCCATGCTCGCGGGCGTACTCCCATGACTGGACCGAGTGCCCGTTCGTCCACCCCGGCGAGAATGCCCGGCGTCGTGATCCGAGGAAGTACCACTACAGCTGTGTTCCATGCCCCGATTACCGGAAGGGCGCGTGCAGGAGGGGCGACATGTGCGAGTATGCGCACGGGGTGTTCGAGTGTTGGCTTCACCCGGCGCAGTACCGCACGAGGCCATGCAAGGACGGGACTAGCTGCTCTCGCCGTGTCTGCTTCTTCGCCCACACCAACGAAGAGCTCCGGCCGCTTCACACGGCCACCGATTCTGCCCTACCGTCGCCACTGTCATCGGCCTCTGCTGCGATGGAGATGGCTGCAGCGCTGAGCCTCATGCCTGGGTCGTCGTCTTCGGTCTCTTCTGTGATGTCGCCTTTTACGCCACCCATGTCCCCGTCCGCCAATGGAATCGGTCATTCTTCGTTCTCATGGGCACATTCCAACATGCCTGCGGTGCATCTTCCCGGGAGCAATCTCCAGTCAAGCAGGCTGCGTGCGTCTCTCAGTGCACGGGACATGCCCGTGGATGAGTTCTCTGCGATACCTGAATGCGATGGTCACCAGCTGCTGAACGAAATGTGCCACTCTCGCCTGAGCTCATCTCTGGGAAGTCCAATTGCTCGAGCAAAGGCATTCACTCTCGATGACATTTTCTCAGCTGAGCCAACCTCATCTCCCAAGTATAACTCGGATCAGGGGGCTATCTTTTCGCCATCTCACATCACTGCTGCTCTCAATCAATTTCAACGGCAACAGCAGAGCCTGCTGTCACCAATAAACACAGTTTTCTCACCCAAATCCATGGATGGCCAGCAGGTGCCAGGACACTCTGTGTTGCTGCAGGCTTCCCTCGGTGCTTCTTCACCTGTCAGGATGTCTCCAAGAAACATGGAGTCCATCTCTCCAGTGAGCTCTCATCTATCTTTGCTTGCTCAGAGAGAGAAGCAGAAGCTGATGCTGCGAAGCCTGAGCTCTCGTGATGCCGGTTCCGGAACGTCCCCGGTTGTTGGTTCTCCTGTTAACCATTCGTGGTTAAAGTGGGCATCACCTACCTCGTCGCTCGACTGGGAAGTGAACGGCGAAGAGCTTGGCTGTCTCAGGCAACCATCGTCGTTTGAGCTGCAAGCTACTGGTGAGGAGCCCGATCTCTCTTGGGTCCATTCTTTGGTGAGAGACTCCCCAACCGAGAACGTGGTCGCTGCTTCAGGAGCTCCCGCTGGGCTTTCCAGCTCGCCGCATGCTAATGGAATTGAAGGTTTGAATCGAGATGGTCAATCTGATGACCTTGATCAAGCTGCGCTCCTTGGATCCTGGCTCGATCAGTTGCAGCTCGATCAAATG TTGGGAAGGTGA
- the LOC135598847 gene encoding sulfite reductase [ferredoxin], chloroplastic-like produces the protein MAASAAAGGIGAGADRRVQIRGFRGLRSSGLIPFGRPLPALPIGSSSGFSSIIRAVSTPTKPDTAVKRSKVELFKEQSNFLRFPLNEELLSEAPNINEAATQLIKFHGSYQQTNRDERGVKSYQFMLRTKNPCGKVPNKLYLVMDDLADEFGIGTLRLTTRQTFQLHGILKKDLKTVMSTIIKNMGSTLGACGDLNRNVLAPAAPYAKKEYVFAQETAENIATLLTPQSGAYYDLWVDGEKVMSAEPPEVVKARNDNSHGTNFPDLPEPIYGTQFLPRKFKIAVTVPKDNSVDILTNDIGVVLVSDDDGEPRGFNIYVGGGMGRTHRVETTFPRLGEPLGYVPKADILFAIKAIVVTQRENGRRDDRKYSRMKYLISAWGIEKFRSVVEQYYGKKFEPFRELPEWEFKSYLGWHEQGNGAMFCGLSVDNGRIGGKMKKTLREVIEKYNLNVRITPNQNLILCDIRCSWRRPISIALAQAGLLLPRYIDRLNLTAMACPALPLCPLAITEAERGIPDILRRVRAVFDKVGLKYNDSVVIRVTGCPNGCARPYMAELGLVGDGPNSYQIWLGGTPNQTRLAKSFMNKVKVQDLEKVLEPLFYNWRIERQRHESFGDFTTRMGFDTLQELVEKWEGPGESSSSRFNLKIFSDRQTYEAMANLAKLQNKSAHQLAMEVIRNYVAAQQNGKGE, from the exons ATGGCGGCCTCGGCAGCGGCGGGGGGGATCGGAGCCGGGGCCGATCGGAGGGTCCAGATACGTGGATTTCGGGGGCTCAGGTCCTCCGGACTGATTCCCTTCGGGAGACCGCTCCCGGCTCTGCCCATCGGGTCCTCGTCGGGCTTTTCTTCCATTATAAGAGCCGTCTCCACG CCTACAAAACCAGATACTGCGGTCAAGCGAAGCAAGGTTGAATTGTTTAAGGAGCAAAGCAACTTTCTTAGATTTCCTTTAAATGAGGAATTGCTCTCAGAAGCTCCAAACATAAATGAAGCTgctacacaattgatcaagtttcACGGAAGTTATCAACAGACAAATAGGGATGAACGTGGTGTAAAGTCTTACCAGTTTATGCTTCGTACAAAAAATCCATGTGGGAAAGTCCCAAATAAGCTCTACCTGGTTATGGATGATCTTGCTGATGAGTTTGGAATTGGTACTCTTCGCTTGACCACTAGGCAGACATTTCAGTTGCATGGCATCCTGAAGAAAGACCTAAAAACTGTAATGAGTACCATCATCAAGAATATGGGATCAACTCTTGGTGCATGTGGTGATTTGAACAGAAATGTATTAGCTCCTGCAGCACCATATGCCAAAAAAGAGTATGTCTTTGCGCAGGAGACTGCTGAAAATATTGCTACCCTTTTGACACCTCAGTCTGGTGCATATTATGATTTATGGGTAGATGGTGAAAAAGTTATGTCAGCAGAGCCTCCAGAGGTAGTAAAAGCTCGTAATGACAATTCCCATGGAACAAATTTCCCAGACTTACCAGAGCCCATTTACGGCACCCAATTCTTGCCTCGGAAGTTCAAGATTGCAGTGACTGTACCAAAAGATAACTCAGTTGATATCCTAACAAATGACATTGGTGTTGTACTAGTTTCTGATGATGATGGAGAACCTCGAGGCTTTAACATCTAT GTGGGAGGAGGCATGGGAAGGACTCATCGGGTTGAGACCACATTCCCTCGTCTAGGGGAGCCACTGGGTTATGTTCCAAAAGCAGATATTTTGTTTGCTATAAAGGCTATTGTTGTTACTCAAAGAGAAAATGGGAGGAGGGATGACAGGAAATATAGTAGAATGAAGTATTTGATTAGTGCATGGGGAATTGAAAAGTTCCGTAGTGTTGTTGAGCAGTATTATGGTAAGAAGTTTGAACCATTCAGAGAATTACCGGAGTGGGAATTTAAGAGTTACCTTGGATGGCATGAACAG GGTAATGGTGCTATGTTTTGTGGACTCAGTGTTGATAATGGCCGTATAGGAGGGAAAATGAAGAAAACTTTGAGAGAAGTAATTGAGAAGTACAATCTGAATGTTCGCATTACACCTAACCAGAACTTGATTTTGTGTGACATCCGGTGTTCATGGAGACGGCCCATCTCCATAGCTCTTGCCCAGGCTGGTCTACTG CTACCCAGATATATTGATCGTCTCAATTTAACTGCCATGGCCTGTCCTGCTCTTCCACTTTGCCCACTAGCAATTACAGAAGCTGAGAGAGGGATTCCAGATATTCTCAGAAGGGTTCGAGCTGTTTTTGACAAG GTTGGCCTCAAGTACAATGATTCAGTTGTGATAAGGGTGACTGGTTGCCCTAATGGCTGTGCCAGACCCTACATGGCCGAGCTAGGACTTGTCGGAGATGGTCCCAACAGCTACCAG ATCTGGCTTGGTGGCACACCTAATCAGACCAGACTGGCAAAAAGCTTCATGAATAAGGTGAAGGTCCAAGATTTAGAGAAGGTTCTTGAGCCGCTATTTTACAACTGGAGGATAGAACGCCAACGGCATGAATCATTTGGTGACTTCACGACTCGGATG GGCTTTGATACACTTCAAGAGCTGGTCGAGAAGTGGGAAGGTCCTGGggaatcatcatcatcaagattcaATCTCAAAATCTTCTCGGACAGGCAAACGTATGAAGCCATGGCGAATCTTGCAAAGCTGCAGAACAAGAGTGCCCACCAGCTGGCCATGGAGGTCATCCGCAATTATGTTGCTGCTCAGCAGAATGGAAAAGGTGAATGA
- the LOC135585127 gene encoding probable cellulose synthase A catalytic subunit 8 [UDP-forming] isoform X1 gives MEVDGEKGKPVKHSGGQVCQICGDSVGTTVDGDLFVACDVCGFPVCRPCYEYERKDGNQSCPQCKTKYKRHKGSPPVRQEEGDDGDADDVSDFNYPTSHQDQKPKIAERMLGWHMGHEQGEDVGAPKYDSGEIPRNHIPLLTHSQGLSGELPMSSPDHMMSPGGGGKRVHPLPYRSPNSSREFGNVAWKERVDGWKMKQEKNVVPMTNGTSHAPSEGRGGGDIDATTDYNMDDALLNDEARQPLSRKVSVPSSRINPYRMVIVLRLVILCIFLHYRITNPVTNAIPLWLLSVICEIWFAISWILDQFPKWFPVNRETYLDRLSIRYDREGEPSELAAVDIFVSTVDPLKEPPLVTANTVLSILAVDYPVDKVSCYVSDDGAAMLTFEALAETSEFARKWVPFCKKYIIEPRAPEWYFSQKIDYLKDKVQPSFVKDRRAMKREYEEFKVRINGLVAKAQKVPDEGWIMQDGTPWPGNNTRDHPGMIQVFLGHSGGLDTEGNELPRLVYVSREKRPGFQHHKKAGAMNALVRVSAVLTNGPFMLNLDCDHYINNSKALREAMCFLMDPNLGKQVCYVQFPQRFDGIDRNDRYANRNTVFFDINLRGLDGIQGPVYVGTGCVFNRTALYGYEPPIKNKHKKKGFFSLCCGDSRKKNSKSSKKSSEKKKSSKHVDNTVPIFNLEDIEEGVEGAGFDDEKSLLMSQMSLEKRFGQSAVFVASTLMENGGVPQSATPESLLKEAIHVISCGYEDKTDWGSEIGWIYGSVTEDILTGFKMHARGWKSIYCMPKRPAFKGSAPINLSDRLNQVLRWALGSVEILFSRHCPIWYGYGGRLKFLERFAYINTTIYPLTSLPLLLYCTLPAICLLTGKFIIPQISNIASIWFISLFLSIFATGILEMRWSGVGIDEWWRNEQFWVIGGVSAHLFAVFQGLLKVLAGIDTNFTVTSKASDEDGDFAELYMFKWTTLLIPPTTLLIVNLVGVVAGISYAINSGYQSWGPLFGKLFFAFWVIVHLYPFLKGLMGRQNRTPTIVVVWSILLASIFSLLWVRVDPFTTRVTGPDVLQCGINC, from the exons ATGGAGGTCGATGGAGAGAAGGGG AAGCCTGTGAAGCACTCCGGTGGCCAGGTGTGCCAGATCTGTGGCGACAGTGTTGGTACAACAGTGGACGGCGATCTATTTGTCGCCTGTGATGTTTGTGGGTTTCCCGTCTGCCGTCCCTGCTACGAGTACGAGAGGAAGGATGGAAACCAGTCGTGTCCCCAGTGCAAGACGAAGTACAAGAGACACAAAG GAAGCCCACCTGTTCGCCAAGAGGAGGGGGACGATGGCGATGCTGATGATGTTAGCGATTTCAATTATCCAACTAGCCATCAGGATCAGAAGCCAAAGATCGCTGAACGCATGCTGGGTTGGCACATGGGTCATGAGCAAGGGGAAGATGTCGGTGCTCCAAAGTATGACAGTGGGGAGATCCCTCGGAATCACATCCCTTTGCTCACTCACAGCCAGGGG CTCTCTGGAGAACTGCCAATGTCATCACCTGATCATATGATGTCCCCAGGAGGTGGTGGAAAGCGTGTGCATCCACTCCCTTACCGCTCTC CTAACTCGTCCAGAGAATTTGGCAATGTTGCCTGGAAAGAGAGAGTTGATGGATGGAAGATGAAACAGGAGAAAAATGTTGTGCCAATGACTAATGGTACCAGTCATGCCCCTTCAGAAGGCAGGGGAGGAGGTGATATTGATGCGACTACTGATTACAATATGGATGATGCTTTACT GAATGATGAAGCCCGACAGCCTCTTTCCAGGAAAGTATCTGTTCCATCTTCCAGGATAAACCCATACAGGATGGTTATTGTGTTACGGCTTGTTATTCTCTGTATTTTCCTCCACTATCGTATCACAAATCCTGTCACCAATGCCATTCCTTTATGGTTGTTATCTGTAATCTGTGAGATATGGTTTGCTATATCTTGGATATTGGATCAGTTTCCCAAATGGTTTCCTGTAAATCGTGAAACTTATCTCGACAGACTATCAATTAG ATATGACAGAGAAGGTGAACCGTCTGAGCTGGCTGCTGTCGACATTTTTGTCAGTACTGTCGATCCATTGAAAGAGCCTCCCCTTGTCACAGCCAACACTGTGTTATCAATTCTTGCCGTGGATTACCCTGTTGACAAGGTCTCTTGCTATGTCTCTGATGATGGTGCTGCTATGCTGACATTTGAAGCACTGGCTGAAACTTCAGAGTTTGCAAGAAAATGGGTTCCTTTCTGCAAGAAATACATTATTGAACCTCGAGCTCCTGAATGGTACTTCTCACAGAAGATTGATTACCTCAAGGATAAAGTTCAACCTTCATTTGTTAAAGATCGCAGAGCAATGAAG AGAGAATATGAAGAATTTAAGGTCCGCATCAATGGCCTTGTTGCAAAGGCACAAAAAGTTCCAGATGAGGGATGGATCATGCAAGATGGCACACCATGGCCTGGGAATAACACCAGAGATCATCCTGGAATGATCCAG GTTTTCTTGGGTCACAGTGGAGGGCTTGATACCGAGGGTAATGAACTACCACGATTAGTCTATGTATCTCGTGAGAAACGTCCAGGTTTCCAACACCACAAGAAGGCTGGTGCCATGAATGCTCTT GTGCGTGTGTCGGCTGTCCTTACAAATGGACCCTTCATGTTGAATCTTGATTGTGATCACTACATAAACAACAGCAAGGCTCTGAGGGAGGCTATGTGCTTTCTTATGGATCCAAATCTTGGAAAGCAAGTTTGTTATGTACAGTTTCCACAGAGGTTTGATGGTATTGATAGGAATGATCGATATGCCAACCGTAATACAGTGTTTTTTGAT ATCAACTTAAGAGGTCTCGATGGTATCCAAGGCCCTGTCTATGTGGGTACGGGATGTGTCTTCAACCGAACTGCATTATATGGCTATGAACCTCCTATCAAGAATAAGCATAAAAAGAAGGGCTTCTTCTCTCTCTGCTGTGGTGACTCTCGTAAGAAGAACTCTAAATCAAGCAAGAAAAGTTCAGAAAAGAAAAAGTCAAGCAAACATGTGGATAATACAGTGCCAATATTTAATCTAGAAGATATAGAAGAGGGTGTTGAAG GTGCTGGATTTGATGATGAAAAATCACTGCTCATGTCACAAATGAGCCTGGAGAAAAGATTTGGCCAATCAGCTGTATTTGTTGCCTCAACATTAATGGAAAATGGTGGTGTTCCTCAATCTGCAACTCCTGAGTCTCTTTTGAAAGAAGCCATCCATGTCATCAGCTGTGGCTATGAGGATAAGACAGACTGGGGTAGCGAG ATAGGGTGGATTTATGGTTCTGTGACAGAAGATATCCTGACTGGATTCAAGATGCATGCTCGTGGTTGGAAGTCAATCTATTGCATGCCTAAGCGTCCAGCATTCAAAGGTTCTGCTCCAATCAATCTTTCAGATCGTCTGAACCAAGTGCTTCGATGGGCCCTGGGATCCGTTGAGATTCTCTTTAGCCGTCACTGCCCAATATGGTATGGCTATGGAGGGCGATTAAAGTTTTTGGAAAGATTTGCATACATCAACACCACCATTTATCCACTCACTTCGCTTCCCCTCCTTTTGTATTGTACGCTGCCGGCCATTTGTTTACTTACTGGAAAATTCATTATCCCTCAG ATTAGCAACATTGCAAGTATCTGGTTcatctctctcttcctttccATTTTTGCCACTGGTATTCTGGAAATGAGGTGGAGTGGTGTTGGGATTGATGAATGGTGGAGGAATGAGCAGTTCTGGGTCATCGGTGGTGTCTCAGCCCATCTCTTTGCAGTGTTCCAAGGTCTACTCAAGGTTCTCGCTGGTATCGACACCAATTTCACTGTTACTTCCAAAGCTTCCGATGAAGATGGTGACTTTGCTGAGCTCTACATGTTCAAGTGGACCACCCTCTTGATACCACCAACCACACTTCTTATCGTGAATCTGGTCGGTGTGGTCGCTGGTATCTCCTATGCCATAAACAGTGGATATCAGTCATGGGGTCCCCTCTTTGGGAAGCTCTTTTTCGCCTTCTGGGTGATTGTTCACCTGTACCCCTTCCTCAAGGGTCTTATGGGAAGACAAAACCGCACGCCTACAATCGTCGTGGTCTGGTCCATTCTCCTTGCTTcaatcttctccttgttatgggtGCGAGTTGATCCTTTCACCACTCGGGTAACTGGACCAGATGTGCTGCAATGTGGTATCAACTGCTAG
- the LOC135585127 gene encoding probable cellulose synthase A catalytic subunit 8 [UDP-forming] isoform X2, with product MEVDGEKGPVKHSGGQVCQICGDSVGTTVDGDLFVACDVCGFPVCRPCYEYERKDGNQSCPQCKTKYKRHKGSPPVRQEEGDDGDADDVSDFNYPTSHQDQKPKIAERMLGWHMGHEQGEDVGAPKYDSGEIPRNHIPLLTHSQGLSGELPMSSPDHMMSPGGGGKRVHPLPYRSPNSSREFGNVAWKERVDGWKMKQEKNVVPMTNGTSHAPSEGRGGGDIDATTDYNMDDALLNDEARQPLSRKVSVPSSRINPYRMVIVLRLVILCIFLHYRITNPVTNAIPLWLLSVICEIWFAISWILDQFPKWFPVNRETYLDRLSIRYDREGEPSELAAVDIFVSTVDPLKEPPLVTANTVLSILAVDYPVDKVSCYVSDDGAAMLTFEALAETSEFARKWVPFCKKYIIEPRAPEWYFSQKIDYLKDKVQPSFVKDRRAMKREYEEFKVRINGLVAKAQKVPDEGWIMQDGTPWPGNNTRDHPGMIQVFLGHSGGLDTEGNELPRLVYVSREKRPGFQHHKKAGAMNALVRVSAVLTNGPFMLNLDCDHYINNSKALREAMCFLMDPNLGKQVCYVQFPQRFDGIDRNDRYANRNTVFFDINLRGLDGIQGPVYVGTGCVFNRTALYGYEPPIKNKHKKKGFFSLCCGDSRKKNSKSSKKSSEKKKSSKHVDNTVPIFNLEDIEEGVEGAGFDDEKSLLMSQMSLEKRFGQSAVFVASTLMENGGVPQSATPESLLKEAIHVISCGYEDKTDWGSEIGWIYGSVTEDILTGFKMHARGWKSIYCMPKRPAFKGSAPINLSDRLNQVLRWALGSVEILFSRHCPIWYGYGGRLKFLERFAYINTTIYPLTSLPLLLYCTLPAICLLTGKFIIPQISNIASIWFISLFLSIFATGILEMRWSGVGIDEWWRNEQFWVIGGVSAHLFAVFQGLLKVLAGIDTNFTVTSKASDEDGDFAELYMFKWTTLLIPPTTLLIVNLVGVVAGISYAINSGYQSWGPLFGKLFFAFWVIVHLYPFLKGLMGRQNRTPTIVVVWSILLASIFSLLWVRVDPFTTRVTGPDVLQCGINC from the exons ATGGAGGTCGATGGAGAGAAGGGG CCTGTGAAGCACTCCGGTGGCCAGGTGTGCCAGATCTGTGGCGACAGTGTTGGTACAACAGTGGACGGCGATCTATTTGTCGCCTGTGATGTTTGTGGGTTTCCCGTCTGCCGTCCCTGCTACGAGTACGAGAGGAAGGATGGAAACCAGTCGTGTCCCCAGTGCAAGACGAAGTACAAGAGACACAAAG GAAGCCCACCTGTTCGCCAAGAGGAGGGGGACGATGGCGATGCTGATGATGTTAGCGATTTCAATTATCCAACTAGCCATCAGGATCAGAAGCCAAAGATCGCTGAACGCATGCTGGGTTGGCACATGGGTCATGAGCAAGGGGAAGATGTCGGTGCTCCAAAGTATGACAGTGGGGAGATCCCTCGGAATCACATCCCTTTGCTCACTCACAGCCAGGGG CTCTCTGGAGAACTGCCAATGTCATCACCTGATCATATGATGTCCCCAGGAGGTGGTGGAAAGCGTGTGCATCCACTCCCTTACCGCTCTC CTAACTCGTCCAGAGAATTTGGCAATGTTGCCTGGAAAGAGAGAGTTGATGGATGGAAGATGAAACAGGAGAAAAATGTTGTGCCAATGACTAATGGTACCAGTCATGCCCCTTCAGAAGGCAGGGGAGGAGGTGATATTGATGCGACTACTGATTACAATATGGATGATGCTTTACT GAATGATGAAGCCCGACAGCCTCTTTCCAGGAAAGTATCTGTTCCATCTTCCAGGATAAACCCATACAGGATGGTTATTGTGTTACGGCTTGTTATTCTCTGTATTTTCCTCCACTATCGTATCACAAATCCTGTCACCAATGCCATTCCTTTATGGTTGTTATCTGTAATCTGTGAGATATGGTTTGCTATATCTTGGATATTGGATCAGTTTCCCAAATGGTTTCCTGTAAATCGTGAAACTTATCTCGACAGACTATCAATTAG ATATGACAGAGAAGGTGAACCGTCTGAGCTGGCTGCTGTCGACATTTTTGTCAGTACTGTCGATCCATTGAAAGAGCCTCCCCTTGTCACAGCCAACACTGTGTTATCAATTCTTGCCGTGGATTACCCTGTTGACAAGGTCTCTTGCTATGTCTCTGATGATGGTGCTGCTATGCTGACATTTGAAGCACTGGCTGAAACTTCAGAGTTTGCAAGAAAATGGGTTCCTTTCTGCAAGAAATACATTATTGAACCTCGAGCTCCTGAATGGTACTTCTCACAGAAGATTGATTACCTCAAGGATAAAGTTCAACCTTCATTTGTTAAAGATCGCAGAGCAATGAAG AGAGAATATGAAGAATTTAAGGTCCGCATCAATGGCCTTGTTGCAAAGGCACAAAAAGTTCCAGATGAGGGATGGATCATGCAAGATGGCACACCATGGCCTGGGAATAACACCAGAGATCATCCTGGAATGATCCAG GTTTTCTTGGGTCACAGTGGAGGGCTTGATACCGAGGGTAATGAACTACCACGATTAGTCTATGTATCTCGTGAGAAACGTCCAGGTTTCCAACACCACAAGAAGGCTGGTGCCATGAATGCTCTT GTGCGTGTGTCGGCTGTCCTTACAAATGGACCCTTCATGTTGAATCTTGATTGTGATCACTACATAAACAACAGCAAGGCTCTGAGGGAGGCTATGTGCTTTCTTATGGATCCAAATCTTGGAAAGCAAGTTTGTTATGTACAGTTTCCACAGAGGTTTGATGGTATTGATAGGAATGATCGATATGCCAACCGTAATACAGTGTTTTTTGAT ATCAACTTAAGAGGTCTCGATGGTATCCAAGGCCCTGTCTATGTGGGTACGGGATGTGTCTTCAACCGAACTGCATTATATGGCTATGAACCTCCTATCAAGAATAAGCATAAAAAGAAGGGCTTCTTCTCTCTCTGCTGTGGTGACTCTCGTAAGAAGAACTCTAAATCAAGCAAGAAAAGTTCAGAAAAGAAAAAGTCAAGCAAACATGTGGATAATACAGTGCCAATATTTAATCTAGAAGATATAGAAGAGGGTGTTGAAG GTGCTGGATTTGATGATGAAAAATCACTGCTCATGTCACAAATGAGCCTGGAGAAAAGATTTGGCCAATCAGCTGTATTTGTTGCCTCAACATTAATGGAAAATGGTGGTGTTCCTCAATCTGCAACTCCTGAGTCTCTTTTGAAAGAAGCCATCCATGTCATCAGCTGTGGCTATGAGGATAAGACAGACTGGGGTAGCGAG ATAGGGTGGATTTATGGTTCTGTGACAGAAGATATCCTGACTGGATTCAAGATGCATGCTCGTGGTTGGAAGTCAATCTATTGCATGCCTAAGCGTCCAGCATTCAAAGGTTCTGCTCCAATCAATCTTTCAGATCGTCTGAACCAAGTGCTTCGATGGGCCCTGGGATCCGTTGAGATTCTCTTTAGCCGTCACTGCCCAATATGGTATGGCTATGGAGGGCGATTAAAGTTTTTGGAAAGATTTGCATACATCAACACCACCATTTATCCACTCACTTCGCTTCCCCTCCTTTTGTATTGTACGCTGCCGGCCATTTGTTTACTTACTGGAAAATTCATTATCCCTCAG ATTAGCAACATTGCAAGTATCTGGTTcatctctctcttcctttccATTTTTGCCACTGGTATTCTGGAAATGAGGTGGAGTGGTGTTGGGATTGATGAATGGTGGAGGAATGAGCAGTTCTGGGTCATCGGTGGTGTCTCAGCCCATCTCTTTGCAGTGTTCCAAGGTCTACTCAAGGTTCTCGCTGGTATCGACACCAATTTCACTGTTACTTCCAAAGCTTCCGATGAAGATGGTGACTTTGCTGAGCTCTACATGTTCAAGTGGACCACCCTCTTGATACCACCAACCACACTTCTTATCGTGAATCTGGTCGGTGTGGTCGCTGGTATCTCCTATGCCATAAACAGTGGATATCAGTCATGGGGTCCCCTCTTTGGGAAGCTCTTTTTCGCCTTCTGGGTGATTGTTCACCTGTACCCCTTCCTCAAGGGTCTTATGGGAAGACAAAACCGCACGCCTACAATCGTCGTGGTCTGGTCCATTCTCCTTGCTTcaatcttctccttgttatgggtGCGAGTTGATCCTTTCACCACTCGGGTAACTGGACCAGATGTGCTGCAATGTGGTATCAACTGCTAG